The DNA segment GAGCACGGCGTCGCGGTGATCACGCCGATCTTCGAGCGGCGCGCGGCGGGCGTCTACCACAACAGCCTCGTGGTGCTCGGGCCCGCCGGCGAGCGGCTCGGCCTGTACCGCAAGATGCACATCCCCGACGACCCGCTGTACTACGAGAAGTACTACTTCACCCCGGGCGACCTCGGCTTCGTGGCCGTGAGCACGCCGTTCGCGAAGATCGGCCCGCTCATCTGCTGGGACCAGTGGTATCCGGAGGCGGCGCGGCTGGTGGCGCTCCAGGGCGCGCAGGTCCTCTGCTACCCGACCGCGATCGGCTGGCACCCGAAGGAGAAGGCCGAGTTCGGCGCGGCGCAGCTCGCGGCGTGGCAGATCATCCAGCGCTCACACGCCATCGCCAACGGCGTGTACGTCGCCGCGGTGAACCGCGTGGGCCACGAGGGGCCGGCCGGGGGGGGGCTCGAGTTCTGGGGCCACTCGTTCGTCGCCGACCCGTTCGGCGTGGTGCTGGCCGAAGCCGGGGAGGGCGAGGAGACACTGGTCGTCCCGCTCGACCTGGCGCGCCTCGAGGACGTGCGGCGCAACTGGCCGTTCTTCCGGGACCGCCGCATCGACGCGTACGCCGGCATCGCCTCCCGGTTCGGCGGCGAGGCCGGAGCCTGATGCCGCGCCGCCGGGTGCGGGCGGGCGGCGGGGGCGCCGCGCCCGCTCCGCCGACGCCGCGCGAGGCGGGGTACCGGATGCCTGCCGAGTGGGAGCCGCATGCGGCCACCTGGCTCGCGTGGCCGCACGAGCCCACGGACTGGCCGGGCAAGTTCGACGCGGTGCCGTGGGTCCTCGCCGACGTCGCGCGCCACCTCCAGGACGCCGAGCGCATCCGGCTGATCGTGCGGAACCGGGCCGAGCGGGCCCGGGCCGCGGCCGCGCTCACGCGGTCGGGCGTGTCGCTGGCGCGCGTGGACTTCGTCACCGCCGCGACCGACCGCTCCTGGACGCGCGACTTCCTCCCGCTGGGGGTGGTGCGGCGCCGCGGCGGCCGGCGCGAGCTGGCGGCGGTGAAGTGGCGGTTCAACGGCTGGGCGCGCTACAGGAACCACGCCGCCGACGAGGAAGCCGGGCGCCGCATCGCCCGGCGGCTGGGCGTCCCGACGTTCCTCCCCGAGGTCGCGCACCGGCGCGTCGTGC comes from the Gemmatimonadales bacterium genome and includes:
- a CDS encoding carbon-nitrogen hydrolase; translation: MPPPTVTLGLVQMAMRPDKASNVAKACAAIADVARRGADVVVLPELFASPYFCQVQDPGRFELAESVDGPTVEAIAAAAREHGVAVITPIFERRAAGVYHNSLVVLGPAGERLGLYRKMHIPDDPLYYEKYYFTPGDLGFVAVSTPFAKIGPLICWDQWYPEAARLVALQGAQVLCYPTAIGWHPKEKAEFGAAQLAAWQIIQRSHAIANGVYVAAVNRVGHEGPAGGGLEFWGHSFVADPFGVVLAEAGEGEETLVVPLDLARLEDVRRNWPFFRDRRIDAYAGIASRFGGEAGA
- a CDS encoding agmatine deiminase family protein, yielding MPRRRVRAGGGGAAPAPPTPREAGYRMPAEWEPHAATWLAWPHEPTDWPGKFDAVPWVLADVARHLQDAERIRLIVRNRAERARAAAALTRSGVSLARVDFVTAATDRSWTRDFLPLGVVRRRGGRRELAAVKWRFNGWARYRNHAADEEAGRRIARRLGVPTFLPEVAHRRVVLEGGAIDVDGEGTLLATEQCLLTGRQARNRALGRAGTERVLRDYLGAERVIWLGTGIAGDDTGGHVDDFARFVAPGRVVVARETNRRDPNHRPLEAARRRLAGARDARGRRLEVVTLPMPSPVRFAGERLPASYAN